In one window of Gudongella oleilytica DNA:
- the mnmE gene encoding tRNA uridine-5-carboxymethylaminomethyl(34) synthesis GTPase MnmE, producing the protein MSETIAAISTAVGEAGIGIVRMSGKNSIEIGKSVFKRINSSFEEVLENKKLLYGHVVDGDDIIDEVLVVFMKEPFTYTRENMVEIYCHGGIIPVKKTLELLLRRGARLAEPGEFTKRAFLNGRLDLSQAEAVIDVIKAKTEKSYEVSLKQLEGGLSKEIEGIREILLSMIAHIEVSIDFPEEDIQEVTYEELIESGEKVMSRIGRLLSTSGRGKILRDGLNTVILGKPNVGKSSLLNAVLRENRAIVTDIPGTTRDVIEEYINIDGIPLKIMDTAGIRHTEDVVEKMGVDRAKEMLEKADLIIAIFDISGELSEDDYHIIDLIKDKQTIVLLNKTDLPKLYDEGYFAEIFSGKEIITTSMTKGVGIDELEDSIRRMFYQGDITIESDMIISNIRHKNLLEQASDNIHSVIEDLKKQVPLDCLEVDLRSCWENLGEITGESIGEDVLDRIFREFCIGK; encoded by the coding sequence ATGTCTGAGACGATAGCTGCAATTTCAACTGCCGTTGGTGAGGCAGGCATTGGTATTGTTAGAATGTCAGGTAAAAACTCAATTGAAATAGGAAAGTCAGTATTTAAAAGAATTAATAGCTCCTTTGAGGAGGTACTTGAGAATAAGAAGCTTCTTTACGGTCATGTGGTTGATGGCGATGATATAATCGATGAGGTTCTGGTAGTATTCATGAAGGAGCCTTTTACCTATACAAGGGAAAATATGGTTGAAATATATTGTCATGGCGGCATAATTCCCGTAAAGAAAACACTTGAGCTTCTCTTGAGGAGGGGCGCGAGGCTTGCTGAACCGGGTGAATTCACCAAAAGGGCGTTCCTGAACGGAAGACTGGACCTTTCCCAGGCAGAGGCAGTAATTGATGTAATAAAGGCAAAAACTGAGAAAAGCTACGAGGTCTCACTTAAACAGTTAGAGGGTGGATTGAGTAAGGAAATCGAGGGAATACGCGAAATCCTCCTCTCGATGATCGCACATATCGAGGTATCGATAGATTTTCCTGAAGAGGATATTCAGGAAGTGACCTATGAAGAGCTGATTGAAAGCGGAGAAAAGGTAATGAGCCGAATTGGCAGACTCCTCTCTACCTCAGGCAGAGGAAAGATCCTCAGAGACGGATTGAATACAGTCATACTTGGCAAACCAAACGTAGGCAAATCTTCACTACTTAATGCAGTGCTTAGGGAGAATCGTGCTATAGTAACAGACATCCCAGGTACTACAAGGGATGTAATAGAGGAATATATAAACATAGATGGTATCCCTCTTAAGATAATGGATACCGCTGGGATACGGCATACAGAGGATGTTGTAGAGAAAATGGGCGTGGACAGAGCCAAGGAAATGCTGGAAAAAGCTGATTTGATAATTGCAATTTTTGATATTTCAGGTGAACTCTCAGAGGATGATTATCATATCATCGATCTTATTAAGGACAAGCAAACCATAGTTCTCTTGAATAAAACAGACCTTCCTAAACTGTACGATGAGGGCTATTTTGCAGAAATATTCTCGGGGAAGGAGATCATCACAACATCTATGACCAAAGGAGTAGGCATTGATGAGCTCGAGGATAGCATCAGAAGGATGTTCTATCAGGGAGATATTACTATTGAGTCAGATATGATCATCAGCAATATACGACATAAGAATCTTCTTGAGCAGGCAAGTGATAATATCCATTCAGTAATTGAGGATTTGAAAAAACAGGTTCCTCTTGATTGTTTGGAGGTAGATCTAAGGAGTTGCTGGGAAAATCTGGGAGAAATCACAGGGGAAAGCATTGGCGAGGATGTACTTGACAGGATATTCAGGGAGTTCTGTATTGGGAAATAA